A window of Elgaria multicarinata webbii isolate HBS135686 ecotype San Diego chromosome 2, rElgMul1.1.pri, whole genome shotgun sequence contains these coding sequences:
- the LOC134393535 gene encoding testis-specific serine/threonine-protein kinase 6-like, protein MSKSSGGDRWLSELGYKLGQTLGEGSYSKVRVATSAKYKGPLAIKVVDRRRAPPDFVHKFLPRELSILRAIRHPNIVRVFEFIEVCNGKLYIVMEAASTDLLQLVQQLGKLPCVPEARDIFAQVVAAVRYLHDRNLVHRDLKCENVLLTADGRRAKLTDFGFGRESRGYPDLSTTYCGSAAYASPEVLLGIPYDPKKYDVWSLGVVLYVMVTGCMPFDDTHIHSMPRRQKKGVFYPEGLPPLPDPCKSLIAQLLQFSPASRPGVGQVAKNSWLKGGILNKDTSSR, encoded by the coding sequence ATGTCGAAGAGTTCTGGAGGGGACCGATGGCTAAGTGAGCTCGGCTACAAGCTGGGTCAAACCCTGGGTGAGGGGAGCTATTCCAAGGTGAGGGTAGCTACCTCCGCCAAGTACAAAGGGCCGCTAGCCATCAAGGTGGTAGACCGACGCCGGGCGCCACCTGACTTTGTACACAAGTTCCTCCCGCGAGAGCTCTCCATCTTACGGGCTATTCGTCATCCCAACATTGTACGCGTCTTTGAGTTCATTGAAGTCTGCAACGGGAAACTGTACATTGTGATGGAAGCCGCTTCCACCGACCTGCTCCAACTGGTGCAACAGCTAGGAAAGCTCCCCTGCGTCCCAGAAGCCCGGGACATCTTTGCCCAGGTGGTGGCTGCCGTGCGCTACTTGCATGACCGGAATCTGGTGCACCGGGACCTCAAGTGTGAGAATGTGCTGCTCACAGCGGATGGCCGCCGAGCCAAGTTGACTGACTTTGGCTTTGGCAGGGAGTCCCGTGGCTACCCGGATTTGAGCACCACTTACTGTGGATCAGCTGCCTATGCTTCCCCCGAGGTGCTGCTGGGCATTCCCTATGACCCCAAGAAGTACGATGTGTGGAGCTTGGGCGTAGTGCTTTACGTGATGGTTACTGGCTGCATGCCCTTTGATGACACTCACATCCACAGTATGCCCCGCCGGCAAAAGAAGGGGGTCTTCTATCCAGAGGGCCTCCCACCATTACCTGATCCCTGCAAATCCCTTATTGCCCAGCTGCTTCAGTTCAGTCCCGCCTCCCGTCCTGGAGTGGGGCAGGTGGCCA